The following coding sequences are from one Scomber japonicus isolate fScoJap1 chromosome 3, fScoJap1.pri, whole genome shotgun sequence window:
- the lmod1b gene encoding leiomodin-1, producing the protein MSRRKMRGLTRTGRQVSEDPDLDNLLSTLSPEEVEELEKDMMKVPDANPDERKVIVQGESQSAQPPTSNNVQDAKRDSQRESDTKKRLSQREQSIESDQKKESRKQEYLRKMGLSQEGNDDVTVGLRRQGSLLNEKDSKVDNKDSKGSDSLKEERSRLSSRFRKQESRESDVKEGTSEKDKREDNKLRDRESTSSKTKDMISKLQDKKDDSKERERKEDCRRKDESKTKDIISKLREKSEKDAGKEKERRSENFRTQGLVSKMLEKQNKAQETQAQESKPEEKKPKADEKKTEDKPKPEVKLERQASMKPDGKLERQSSVKPEGKLERQSSVKPEGKLERQPSVKGDAKVKRDKAEKRTDREELVNHSDHVKEKDKKITTEKKVEEKTEKEDGKGKVKKAEETEKLGNCVAKNTPNSKKEEEEDEDSSMFDELMEQVRSNDPSLTELNVNNSEVIKTKTLMEFAEALHKNTNVKNFALANCRADDHVAYAIAGMLRSNKTITSVNLDSNLLTGKGILALIQSLQHNAVLTELRFHNQRHICGGKTEMEMTKILKENTTLLKLGYHFELAGPRMTTTNILSRNMDRQRQKRLQEQKQAQANGEKKGTLEVPKIGGGGSRKSSPKPSPIPSPIPSPKLTPKRGAGGPTPPPPPPPPGGGPPPPPPPMLNMDNLRNSLTPVSQRKMDGKSPGASKNSRDQLLASIRGSDKKQLKKVPVPKWLQ; encoded by the exons ATGTCCAGGAGAAAAATGAGAGGCCTGACCCGTACAGGTCGTCAGGTCAGTGAGGACCCAGACCTGGACAACCTGCTGTCCACCCTCTCCCCTGAGGAGGTAGAGGAGCTGGAGAAGGACATGATGAAAGTGCCAGACGCCAACCCAGATGAACGGAAGGTCATCGTCCAAGGGGAGAGCCAGTCTGCGCAGCCACCAACGAGCAACAATGTCCAGGATGCTAAACGGGACTCTCAACGGGAGAGTGACACAAAAAAGAGGCTCAGTCAGAGGGAACAGTCCATTGAG AGTGACCAAAAGAAGGAGAGCCGGAAGCAGGAATACTTGAGGAAGATGGGCCTGAGCCAGGAGGGGAACGATGACGTGACAGTAGGGTTACGAAGACAAGGGAGCCTGCTAAATGAAAAAGATAGCAAGGTAGACAACAAAGACAGCAAAGGTTCTGACAGTTTGAAAGAGGAGCGAAGTCGGCTTTCAAGTAGATTCAGGaagcaggagagcagagagagtgacgTGAAAGAGGGGACCAGCGAAAAAGACAAACGTGAGGACAACAAGCTAAGAGACAGGGAGAGCACTAGTAGCAAAACAAAGGATATGATCTCCAAGTTACAGGACAAAAAGGACGACagcaaagagagggagagaaaagaggactGCAGGAGAAAAGATGAAAGCAAAACCAAAGACATTATCTCAAAGCTAcgagaaaaaagtgaaaaggacGCAGgcaaggaaaaagagagaagatcAGAGAACTTCAGGACACAAGGACTCGTCTCTAAAATGTTGGAGAAGCAGAACAAAGCACAAGAAACCCAGGCTCAGGAGAGTAAACCAGAGGAGAAGAAACCAAAAGCagatgagaaaaaaactgaagatAAACCAAAGCCTGAAGTCAAACTCGAGAGACAAGCATCCATGAAGCCTGACGGCAAACTCGAGCGACAATCATCCGTGAAGCCTGAAGGCAAACTTGAGCGACAATCATCCGTGAAGCCTGAAGGCAAACTCGAGCGACAACCATCTGTGAAGGGTGATGCGAAGGTGAAACGTGACAAGGCTGAAAAGagaacagacagagaagagTTGGTTAACCATAGTGACCACGTGAAAGAGAAGGACAAGAAGATCACCACAGAGAAGAAAGTAgaagagaaaactgaaaaagaggatgggaaaggaaaagttaaaaaagcTGAAGAAACGGAGAAACTTGGAAACTGTGTGGCCAAAAACACTCCGAACagcaagaaagaggaagaggaagatgaagactcTAGCATGTTTGACGAGCTGATGGAGCAGGTTCGAAGCAACGACCCCTCACTGACTGAGCTCAATGTGAACAACTCGGAGGTCATCAAGACGAAAACGCTCATGGAGTTCGCAGAGGCTTTGCACAAGAATACTAATGTTAAGAACTTTGCTTTGGCGAACTGTCGAGCAGACGACCACGTGGCTTACGCCATTGCGGGCATGCTGCGCAGCAACAAGACTATCACCAGCGTCAACCTTGACTCCAACCTTCTCACTGGCAAGGGCATCCTGGCTCTCATTCAGTCCCTGCAACACAACGCTGTGCTAACCGAGCTCCGTTTCCACAACCAACGTCACATCTGCGGCGGGAAAACCGAGATGGAGATGACCAAGATTCTCAAAGAAAACACCACCTTGCTGAAACTGGGCTACCACTTCGAGTTAGCCGGGCCCAGAATGACCACGACAAACATACTGAGTCGCAACATGGACCGGCAGAGACAGAAACGCCTGCAGGAGCAGAAGCAGGCCCAGGCCAACGGGGAGAAGAAGGGAACACTGGAGGTGCCCAAGATAGGTGGAGGAGGATCTCGGAAAAGCTCACCCAAACCTTCTCCCATACCCTCACCCATACCTTCACCAAAGCTGACTCCCAAAAGAGGAGCTGGAGGTCCtactccaccaccacctccacctcctcctgggGGTGGACCGCCACCTCCTCCGCCTCCAATGCTGAATATGGACAACTTGAGGAATTCTCTGACTCCCGTGTCGCAgaggaagatggatggaaaaagcCCAGGTGCTAGTAAGAACTCAAGGGACCAACTGCTCGCCTCAATCAGAGGAAGCGACAAGAAACAACTCAAGAAG GTACCGGTGCCAAAGTGGTTGCAGTAA
- the timm17a gene encoding mitochondrial import inner membrane translocase subunit Tim17-A, with protein MEEYAREPCPWRIVDDCGGAFTMGAIGGGIFQAVKGFRNAPSGMSHRMRGSMTAIKTRAPQLGGSFAVWGGLFSMIDCGLVKVRGKEDPWNSITSGAMTGAILAARNGPVAMVGSAAMGGILLALIEGAGILLTRFASSQFPTGPQFAEEPAPAGMPAPSFGDYRQYQ; from the exons ATGGAGGAATATGCCAGAGAACCATG TCCCTGGAGGATTGTGGACGACTGTGGGGGAGCGTTCACTATGGGAGCTATCGGAGGCGGGATATTCCAGGCAGTAAAAGGCTTCAGAAATGCACCTTCA GGTATGAGCCACAGAATGAGAGGTAGCATGACTGCCATCAAGACCAGAGCCCCACAGCTTGGAG GCAGCTTCGCAGTATGGGGAGGCCTCTTTTCCATGATAGACTGTGGTTTAGTAAAAGTGCGAGGGAAGGAGGATCCCTGGAATTCAATTACAAGTGGGGCCATGACAGGAGCTATCCTCGCTGCAAGAA ACGGACCAGTGGCCATGGTTGGCTCTGCAGCCATGGGAGGCATTCTGCTGGCTTTGATAGAGGGCGCTGGTATCTTGCTTACTAGGTTTGCCTCATCACAGTTCCCAACCG gACCCCAGTTTGCAGAGGAGCCCGCCCCTGCTGGCATGCCCGCCCCTTCCTTTGGAGACTACAGGCAATATCAGTGA
- the shisa4 gene encoding protein shisa-4, producing the protein MKSATGNMSVIASALWLLAVVLCSSPVSGNEDCLWYVDKNGTWHNGFDCPLITFCCGNCHRRYCCLDAFKMITEREQKRCMLFQFSPTTLAGIASSVLLFVAIIATMVCCFMCSCCYLYQRRQQRGRTPYEAQQIPMASYPVEPMYDAYGKPLGPSEYPHPGYPMAPQYPGMPPQYPMMQPGPYHPHLMDPAYSQAPPPYSPPQYPGH; encoded by the exons ATGAAGTCTGCGACAGGCAACATGTCTGTTATCGCCTCGGCTTTGTGGCTGCTCGCTGTCGTCCTCTGCTCATCTCCGG TCAGCGGGAATGAGGACTGTTTGTGGTACGTGGATAAAAACGGCACCTGGCACAACGGCTTCGACTGCCCTCTCATCACGTTCTGCTGCGGGAACTGCCACCGGCGCTACTGCTGCCTGGACGCCTTCAAGATGATCACAGAGCGGGAGCAGAAACGCTGCATGCTCTTCCAGTTCAG ccCAACGACTTTAGCCGGCATCGCCTCCTCCGTTCTCCTGTTTGTCGCCATCATTGCGACCATGGTCTGTTGCTTCATGTGCTCCTGTTGTTACCTCTACCAGAGAAGGCAGCAGAGGGGCAGGACACCTTATGAGG CCCAGCAGATCCCCATGGCCAGCTACCCAGTGGAGCCCATGTATGACGCTTATGGAAAGCCACTAGGACCCTCTGAGTATCCACATCCAGGTTATCCAATGGCGCCGCAGTATCCAGGTATGCCTCCGCAGTACCCAATGATGCAGCCTGGACCGTATCATCCACACCTGATGGATCCTGCATACAGTCAGG cCCCTCCACCTTACTCTCCACCTCAGTATCCTGGTCATTGA